The following proteins are co-located in the uncultured Draconibacterium sp. genome:
- the leuB gene encoding 3-isopropylmalate dehydrogenase produces the protein MKLNIALLPGDGIGPEIVDQAMKAVKAVATKFNHELEYTEGITGACAIDAVGDPYPETTHELCMKADAVLFGAIGDPKFDNNPKAKVRPEQGLLAMRKKLGLYANIRPVETFESLLHKSPLRRELVEGADFVCIRELTGGMYFGDKGRKDDGNTAYDTCIYTRMEVERILKLGYEFAAKRNKKLTVVDKANVLESSRLWREVAQEMAPNYPEIKTEYMFVDNAAMQIIQWPKNFDVMVTENMFGDILTDEASVITGSLGLLPSASMGIHTSVFEPIHGSYPQAAGLNIANPIATILSAAMMFEYAFDLKEEGRIIRDAVAASMAEGFVTEDIAEGPAQSTSAVGDWIADWISKN, from the coding sequence ATGAAACTAAATATTGCATTACTTCCCGGCGACGGGATCGGACCTGAGATTGTTGATCAGGCAATGAAAGCGGTTAAAGCCGTAGCTACAAAATTCAACCACGAATTAGAATATACAGAAGGAATTACAGGTGCTTGTGCCATTGATGCGGTAGGCGATCCCTACCCTGAAACAACACACGAACTTTGTATGAAAGCCGATGCTGTTTTGTTTGGTGCCATTGGCGATCCAAAATTCGACAACAATCCAAAAGCAAAAGTTCGCCCCGAGCAAGGTTTGCTTGCCATGCGTAAAAAATTGGGATTGTATGCCAATATTCGTCCGGTTGAAACTTTCGAATCTTTGTTGCACAAGTCTCCGCTTCGTCGCGAGTTGGTTGAAGGTGCCGATTTTGTTTGTATCCGTGAATTAACCGGTGGAATGTATTTTGGCGACAAAGGACGCAAAGATGATGGCAACACGGCTTATGACACATGTATTTACACGCGCATGGAAGTGGAGCGTATCCTGAAGTTAGGTTATGAGTTTGCAGCAAAACGTAATAAAAAACTAACTGTGGTTGATAAAGCAAATGTTTTGGAAAGCTCGCGTTTATGGCGCGAAGTGGCCCAGGAAATGGCTCCGAATTATCCTGAAATAAAAACAGAATACATGTTTGTTGACAACGCAGCAATGCAAATTATTCAGTGGCCAAAAAACTTCGATGTTATGGTTACCGAAAACATGTTTGGTGATATTTTAACCGATGAAGCCAGTGTTATTACAGGTTCGCTTGGATTGCTTCCATCGGCATCAATGGGTATTCATACTTCGGTATTTGAGCCAATTCATGGTTCGTATCCGCAGGCTGCTGGTTTAAATATTGCAAACCCAATTGCAACCATTCTATCGGCGGCTATGATGTTTGAATACGCTTTTGATCTTAAAGAAGAAGGCCGTATCATTCGCGACGCTGTTGCTGCTTCAATGGCTGAAGGATTTGTTACTGAAGATATCGCTGAAGGTCCTGCACAATCAACCTCTGCTGTTGGCGACTGGATTGCTGACTGGATCTCAAAAAACTAG
- a CDS encoding alpha-isopropylmalate synthase regulatory domain-containing protein, whose amino-acid sequence MTGKTVEISGKRLTIMDTTLRDGEQTSGVSFSEGEKLSVAKVLLEDVKVDRIEIASARVSEGEFKGTQKVMQWAAQKGHLDKVEVLGFVDGKISLQWIADAGGKVINLLCKGSYKHVTEQLRKTPEQHVEDIKQVINNATEMGIKVNVYLEDWSNGMRNSKDYVHFMVENLKNENVERIMLPDTLGILDPDETYDFCLDMIETFPDVDFDFHAHNDYDLAIANVFHAIKAGIRCIHTTVNGLGERAGNAPLSSVIATIQDHLHMKTNVNEAQLNKVSKLVESFSGIRIPTNKPLIGEFVFTQCSGIHADGDSKNNLYFNELLPERFGRTRQYALGKTSGKANIKKNLEDLGIELDKESLKKVTDRIIELADQKETITSDELPYIVADVLENDFFEQKVRVINYSVHYTMGLRPVASVSLEIDKKIYEEYSDGDGQYNAFVNALQKIYKRLKKTFPVLVDYVVTIPPGGSTNALVETVITWRNNHEFKTKGLHPDQNTAAILATIRMLNVIENEYHTEKLNKN is encoded by the coding sequence ATGACAGGCAAAACAGTAGAAATTTCAGGCAAACGTCTGACCATAATGGATACAACACTTCGCGACGGGGAACAAACTTCGGGAGTTTCGTTTAGCGAAGGTGAAAAACTAAGTGTGGCAAAAGTATTGCTCGAAGATGTAAAAGTGGATCGAATTGAAATTGCTTCGGCGCGTGTATCGGAAGGTGAATTTAAGGGTACACAAAAAGTAATGCAATGGGCAGCGCAAAAAGGACATCTCGATAAAGTGGAGGTTCTGGGTTTTGTCGATGGAAAAATATCGCTTCAATGGATTGCCGATGCCGGTGGAAAAGTAATTAATTTACTTTGCAAAGGTTCGTACAAACATGTAACCGAGCAACTTCGTAAAACGCCGGAACAACATGTTGAAGACATCAAACAGGTAATCAACAATGCCACCGAAATGGGTATCAAGGTTAATGTTTACCTTGAAGACTGGTCGAATGGCATGCGTAATTCAAAAGACTATGTTCATTTTATGGTGGAAAACCTGAAAAATGAAAATGTAGAACGAATTATGCTCCCCGATACGCTCGGCATTTTAGATCCGGATGAGACCTATGATTTTTGCCTGGACATGATTGAAACGTTTCCGGATGTAGATTTCGATTTTCATGCACACAACGACTACGACCTTGCCATAGCCAATGTATTTCACGCCATTAAAGCTGGAATACGTTGTATTCACACTACTGTTAATGGCTTGGGCGAACGGGCAGGAAATGCACCGCTTTCGAGTGTTATTGCAACCATACAAGATCACCTGCATATGAAAACCAATGTTAACGAAGCACAGTTAAACAAGGTTTCCAAACTGGTTGAATCTTTTTCAGGCATTCGAATTCCAACCAATAAACCTTTAATTGGTGAATTTGTATTTACGCAATGTAGCGGAATTCACGCCGACGGTGACAGCAAAAACAACCTTTATTTTAACGAATTACTTCCTGAGCGTTTTGGAAGAACACGTCAATATGCACTGGGTAAAACTTCGGGAAAAGCAAACATCAAAAAAAATCTGGAGGACCTTGGAATTGAACTCGACAAAGAGTCGTTGAAAAAAGTAACCGACCGGATTATTGAATTAGCCGATCAAAAAGAAACCATTACAAGCGACGAGCTACCATATATTGTTGCCGATGTATTAGAAAATGATTTCTTTGAGCAAAAAGTAAGAGTAATTAACTACTCGGTTCACTACACCATGGGCTTGCGTCCGGTAGCCAGTGTTTCGCTAGAGATCGACAAAAAAATATATGAAGAATACAGCGACGGAGACGGACAATACAATGCTTTTGTAAATGCCTTACAAAAGATATACAAACGACTCAAAAAAACATTCCCTGTTTTAGTCGATTATGTGGTAACTATTCCTCCTGGCGGAAGCACAAATGCCTTGGTTGAAACGGTTATTACATGGCGTAACAACCACGAGTTTAAAACAAAAGGATTACATCCTGACCAAAATACGGCTGCCATTCTGGCCACGATCAGAATGCTGAACGTGATTGAAAACGAGTACCATACCGAAAAATTAAATAAAAACTAA
- the leuD gene encoding 3-isopropylmalate dehydratase small subunit, with translation MAYDKFNKITSPAVPLPIENVDTDQIIPARFLKAVERKGFGDNLFRDWRYEKDGSPKADFPLNDPTYSGKILVGGKNFGSGSSREHAAWAIYDYGFRVVVSSFFADIFKGNALNNGLLPVVVSPEFLQKIFAAIEKDANTTFDVDIEKQTFTISATGETTDFEINPYKKHCLQNGLDDIDYLVEMKEKIAEFEVA, from the coding sequence ATGGCATACGATAAATTCAATAAAATAACTTCTCCGGCAGTGCCGCTGCCCATCGAGAACGTAGATACCGACCAGATTATTCCGGCTCGCTTTTTAAAAGCTGTTGAACGTAAAGGCTTTGGCGACAACCTTTTTCGCGACTGGAGATATGAAAAAGATGGAAGTCCAAAAGCTGATTTTCCGTTAAATGATCCAACCTATTCAGGTAAAATTCTGGTGGGTGGAAAAAACTTTGGAAGTGGCTCGAGCCGCGAGCATGCTGCCTGGGCAATCTACGATTATGGATTCCGTGTGGTAGTTTCAAGTTTCTTTGCCGATATTTTTAAAGGTAATGCATTGAACAACGGACTCCTACCTGTTGTTGTTTCTCCTGAGTTCCTTCAAAAGATTTTTGCAGCAATTGAAAAGGATGCAAATACAACTTTTGATGTGGATATTGAGAAACAGACATTTACCATTTCAGCAACGGGCGAAACAACTGATTTTGAGATCAACCCGTATAAAAAACATTGTTTGCAAAACGGATTAGACGATATCGACTACCTGGTTGAAATGAAAGAAAAGATTGCAGAATTTGAAGTTGCATAA
- the leuC gene encoding 3-isopropylmalate dehydratase large subunit: protein MTAKTLFDKIWDAHVVKQVEGGPNVLYIDRHFIHEVTSPVAFLGLKNRGLKVFRPEKTTATPDHNVPTIDQHMSIKDELSRHQLEMLKANCAEHDITHHDLGSEGHGVVHIIGPEMGLTQPGMTIVCGDSHTSTHGAFGAIAFGIGTSEVEMVLASQCIMQPKPKKMKITINGELGKGVTAKDIALYIISKISTSGGTGHFIEYAGSAITSLTMEGRMTLCNLSIESGARGGMIAPDETTIDYIKGRQFAPKGDDWDKAVATWSDLKSDDGAVFDTELTFDAADIEPMITYGTNPGMGIGVSQTIPTTEGMEGSDKTTYEKSLQYMGYQQGEAMKGKTIDYVFLGSCTNGRIEDFREFAAFVKGKKKADNVTAWLVPGSKQVENQIIAEGLVEILEEAGFKLRQPGCSACLAMNDDKIPEGKYSVSTSNRNFEGRQGPGARTLLASPLTAAAAAVNGVISDPREML from the coding sequence ATGACAGCAAAAACATTATTTGATAAAATTTGGGATGCACACGTTGTAAAACAGGTTGAAGGCGGACCAAACGTATTATATATCGATCGTCACTTTATACATGAAGTAACAAGTCCGGTAGCCTTTTTAGGATTAAAAAACCGCGGGTTAAAAGTATTCCGTCCGGAAAAAACCACGGCTACTCCCGACCACAACGTTCCAACAATCGACCAGCACATGTCGATTAAAGATGAACTTTCGCGTCATCAGCTTGAAATGTTAAAGGCGAATTGTGCTGAACATGACATTACTCATCACGATTTGGGTTCTGAAGGACACGGCGTGGTTCACATTATTGGACCTGAAATGGGATTAACCCAGCCGGGAATGACCATCGTTTGTGGCGACAGTCACACTTCTACTCACGGTGCTTTTGGTGCCATTGCCTTTGGAATTGGTACCAGCGAAGTGGAAATGGTTTTGGCCAGCCAGTGTATTATGCAGCCAAAACCTAAAAAAATGAAAATTACCATAAATGGCGAATTGGGAAAAGGTGTTACTGCAAAAGACATTGCACTTTACATTATCTCAAAAATTTCTACCAGTGGTGGAACAGGTCATTTTATTGAATATGCAGGTTCGGCAATTACCAGTTTAACAATGGAAGGTCGTATGACCTTGTGTAACCTGAGTATTGAAAGTGGTGCCCGTGGAGGAATGATCGCCCCTGATGAAACTACAATCGATTATATTAAAGGCCGTCAGTTTGCACCAAAAGGTGATGACTGGGACAAAGCAGTTGCAACCTGGTCTGATCTAAAATCGGATGACGGAGCGGTATTTGATACAGAACTTACATTTGATGCAGCCGACATTGAGCCAATGATTACCTACGGAACAAATCCGGGTATGGGAATTGGCGTTTCGCAAACGATTCCAACTACAGAAGGAATGGAAGGCAGCGACAAAACAACCTACGAAAAATCGTTGCAATACATGGGATACCAGCAAGGTGAAGCCATGAAAGGCAAAACAATAGATTACGTTTTTCTGGGTAGCTGTACCAACGGTAGAATTGAAGATTTCAGAGAATTTGCAGCCTTTGTTAAAGGCAAGAAAAAAGCCGACAACGTTACTGCCTGGCTGGTTCCCGGATCGAAACAAGTGGAAAACCAGATTATAGCAGAAGGATTGGTTGAAATTCTGGAAGAAGCAGGGTTTAAATTACGTCAACCCGGATGTTCTGCATGTTTGGCCATGAATGACGATAAAATTCCGGAAGGTAAATATTCGGTTTCAACATCGAACAGAAACTTTGAAGGACGTCAGGGCCCCGGAGCAAGAACATTGCTGGCAAGCCCATTAACAGCAGCAGCAGCTGCGGTTAACGGCGTAATCAGCGATCCAAGAGAAATGTTATAA
- a CDS encoding 2-isopropylmalate synthase has product MTDRLYIFDTTLRDGEQVPGCQLNTVEKIEVARALQDLGVDVIEAGFPISSPGDFESVVEISKAVTWPTICALTRAVQKDIDVAAESLKYAKKGRIHTGIGTSDFHIYHKLNSNPDAIIERGVEAVKYAKKYVEDVEFYAEDAGRTGNEYLARVIEAVIKAGATVVNIPDTTGYTLPHEFGAKIKYLMENVPNIHKAVISTHCHNDLGMATANTISGILNGARQAEVTINGIGERAGNTSLEEVVMTLKTHYKALGIDTGVNTKKIYGTSRLVSTLMNMPVQPNKAVVGRNAFAHSSGIHQDGVLKNRENYEIMDPTDVGINESAILLTARSGRAALKHRLELLGFTLDKEKLDKVYEQFLKLADKKKDIRDDDIALLVGDATRQERRIKLDYLQVVTGKDLKPMASVRLNIAGEMFDATTSGNGPVDAAIKAVKEIIHRQVVIEEFLVQAITRGSDDIGKVHMQVEYEDQMFHGFGAHTDIITASVEAFLDAINKLPVAN; this is encoded by the coding sequence ATGACAGACAGACTTTACATTTTCGACACAACGTTGAGGGACGGAGAACAGGTTCCGGGTTGTCAGTTGAACACGGTAGAAAAGATTGAAGTTGCCAGAGCATTGCAGGATTTGGGAGTGGATGTAATTGAAGCAGGATTTCCAATTTCAAGCCCCGGCGATTTTGAATCGGTAGTAGAGATCTCGAAAGCGGTAACATGGCCAACCATTTGTGCCTTAACCCGCGCAGTACAAAAAGATATTGATGTAGCCGCCGAATCACTCAAATACGCTAAAAAAGGTCGTATTCATACCGGTATCGGAACATCAGATTTTCACATTTACCACAAACTCAATTCAAATCCGGATGCCATTATTGAGCGTGGAGTTGAAGCTGTAAAATACGCAAAAAAATACGTTGAAGATGTGGAGTTTTATGCCGAAGATGCCGGGCGTACAGGAAACGAATACCTTGCCCGTGTAATTGAAGCGGTTATCAAAGCCGGTGCTACTGTGGTAAATATTCCTGACACAACAGGATATACCCTGCCCCACGAATTTGGTGCAAAAATTAAATACTTAATGGAGAATGTTCCAAATATCCATAAAGCCGTAATTTCTACACACTGCCACAACGATTTGGGTATGGCAACTGCCAACACCATTTCGGGTATTTTAAATGGCGCCCGCCAGGCCGAGGTTACCATTAACGGAATTGGCGAACGTGCCGGTAATACATCGCTGGAAGAAGTTGTAATGACTTTAAAAACACATTACAAAGCGTTGGGAATCGATACAGGCGTCAATACCAAAAAGATTTACGGTACAAGCCGTTTGGTTTCAACCTTAATGAACATGCCGGTACAACCTAACAAAGCAGTGGTTGGACGTAATGCATTTGCGCACTCATCGGGTATTCACCAGGACGGTGTTTTGAAAAACCGCGAGAATTATGAAATCATGGATCCAACCGATGTGGGTATTAACGAATCGGCTATTTTGTTAACTGCCCGTAGCGGACGTGCTGCATTAAAACACCGTTTGGAGTTGCTTGGATTTACACTTGACAAAGAAAAATTAGACAAAGTATACGAACAGTTCTTAAAACTGGCTGATAAGAAAAAAGACATCCGCGACGACGATATCGCTTTGTTGGTTGGAGATGCAACCCGCCAGGAACGCCGTATTAAACTGGATTATTTGCAGGTGGTTACCGGAAAAGATCTGAAACCAATGGCTTCGGTTCGATTAAATATTGCCGGCGAAATGTTTGATGCAACCACTTCAGGAAACGGACCGGTTGATGCAGCCATTAAAGCTGTAAAAGAAATCATTCACCGCCAGGTTGTAATCGAAGAGTTTTTGGTGCAAGCCATCACTCGTGGTAGCGACGACATTGGAAAAGTTCATATGCAGGTTGAATACGAAGATCAAATGTTCCATGGTTTTGGAGCACACACCGACATTATTACTGCATCGGTAGAAGCATTTTTAGATGCCATTAACAAATTACCGGTAGCAAACTAA
- a CDS encoding OstA-like protein, which yields MYKIKSLSNSQFRFTLVLFLSILAFSAVSQEKKKVEIIQAGSLQENASIANAQRLIDSVIIKHNDILMYCDSAYTYNGTNRVDAFGHVHINQGDTLHLYAKKAFYDGDNNFAQAIHNVILKNKDITLTTDTLDYDIEQRIGYYDCKGTIVDSTNTLTSQIGKYYLNDDVIHFTDSVKGFDKNYTLSSDDIRYNTTTEVIYLDGPTTIQDSTNTLYAEDGWYNTQTGEANLSVNPKVYNDTQLLTANDISYNKENGDGMATGAVHMEDYENRTIVEGNKVIFNELTEIATATDSAVFIVYNDADSLYLHADTLRTLPDTIEGANVVKAFYGVRFFRNDIQGVCDSLIYFSKDSLVQLHSNPVIWSENHQLNADYIELRQFSNSPDEMHLKKNSFIISKMDSARFDQIKGKDMIGFVINGKLNNVDVDGNGQTLYYARDKEAIIGLNHAESSKIAIRFKEGQIHKISFLTQPEGELKPLVDLTEADKTLSGFEWKIKLRPLSKHDIFRYPTKQSVQPEEEAKEKPAANKRSKE from the coding sequence GTGTATAAAATAAAATCCTTATCAAACTCTCAGTTTCGGTTTACGCTTGTACTATTTCTATCGATTCTTGCTTTTAGTGCCGTATCGCAGGAAAAGAAAAAAGTAGAAATTATTCAGGCAGGATCGTTGCAGGAAAACGCATCCATTGCCAATGCACAGCGTTTAATCGACAGTGTAATAATAAAGCACAACGATATTTTGATGTATTGCGACAGTGCATACACATACAATGGAACCAACCGCGTTGATGCATTTGGACACGTGCACATAAACCAGGGCGACACGCTTCATTTGTATGCTAAAAAGGCATTTTACGATGGCGATAACAATTTTGCACAAGCCATTCACAATGTTATTCTTAAAAACAAAGACATAACACTTACCACCGACACGCTGGATTACGATATTGAGCAGCGAATTGGTTACTACGACTGTAAAGGAACGATTGTGGATAGCACAAATACCTTAACGAGCCAGATAGGAAAATACTACTTAAACGACGATGTTATTCATTTTACCGACAGTGTAAAAGGCTTCGATAAAAATTATACACTTTCCAGCGACGACATCCGATACAACACCACAACCGAGGTCATTTATCTCGATGGGCCAACCACCATTCAGGATTCGACAAATACCTTGTATGCCGAAGACGGCTGGTACAACACCCAAACCGGAGAAGCCAATCTATCGGTTAATCCGAAAGTGTACAATGACACGCAGCTACTTACTGCAAACGATATCAGCTACAACAAAGAAAATGGCGATGGAATGGCAACCGGTGCTGTGCACATGGAAGATTACGAAAACCGAACCATTGTAGAAGGAAACAAAGTCATTTTTAATGAATTAACAGAAATTGCCACAGCTACCGACTCTGCGGTTTTTATTGTGTACAACGATGCCGACAGTTTGTATTTACATGCCGATACCCTGCGTACACTACCCGACACCATTGAAGGAGCCAACGTGGTTAAGGCATTTTACGGCGTTCGCTTTTTCAGAAACGACATCCAGGGCGTTTGCGACTCTTTGATTTATTTCTCGAAAGACTCGCTGGTTCAGTTGCACAGTAATCCGGTAATCTGGTCGGAGAACCACCAGTTAAATGCCGATTACATTGAACTGCGGCAATTCAGTAATTCGCCCGATGAAATGCATCTGAAAAAGAACAGCTTTATCATTTCAAAAATGGATTCGGCACGTTTCGACCAGATAAAAGGGAAAGACATGATTGGTTTTGTAATTAATGGCAAGCTCAACAATGTGGATGTGGACGGAAACGGGCAAACCCTTTATTATGCTCGCGACAAAGAAGCTATAATTGGATTGAACCATGCCGAAAGCAGCAAAATTGCCATTCGTTTTAAAGAGGGCCAGATTCATAAAATTTCCTTTTTAACGCAACCCGAAGGAGAACTAAAACCACTGGTTGACTTAACCGAAGCCGATAAAACACTTTCCGGTTTCGAGTGGAAAATAAAATTACGTCCTTTGTCAAAACACGATATTTTCAGATATCCTACAAAACAATCTGTTCAGCCGGAAGAGGAAGCGAAAGAAAAACCGGCAGCCAACAAGCGCTCAAAAGAATAG
- a CDS encoding AAA family ATPase, translated as MEYKNDVEALDALRAKFEELKKEITKVIYGQDEVVTQVLISLFSRGHVLLIGVPGLAKTLLVTTIAKTLGLKYNRIQFTPDLMPSDIIGTEILDKERQFKFIKGPLFSNIILADEINRTPPKTQSALLEAMQERSVTAAGQHFDLDRPFFVLATQNPIEQEGTYPLPEAQLDRFMFSVWLDYPKLADELTIVKNTTTTQNIELKPIISGKEIIEFQNLILKIPVNDNVLKYAVNLAAKTRPGKENAAEVANQYLKWGAGPRASQYLVLGAKTHAALHGKYSPDIEDVQAIAPSILRHRIIKNYKAEAENKTIEEIIDKLL; from the coding sequence ATGGAATATAAAAACGACGTTGAAGCGCTTGACGCCCTGCGCGCGAAATTTGAAGAATTAAAAAAAGAAATTACCAAAGTTATTTACGGTCAGGATGAAGTCGTGACCCAGGTGTTGATTTCGCTTTTTAGCCGTGGCCATGTTTTATTAATTGGTGTTCCGGGTTTGGCAAAAACACTGTTGGTAACTACCATTGCAAAAACACTGGGTTTAAAATACAACCGCATTCAGTTTACACCCGATTTAATGCCTTCGGACATAATTGGGACCGAAATTCTGGACAAGGAACGTCAGTTTAAATTTATAAAAGGGCCTTTGTTCTCGAATATAATTCTGGCCGACGAAATTAACCGAACACCACCTAAAACGCAGTCGGCTTTGCTTGAAGCCATGCAGGAACGTTCGGTAACTGCCGCCGGGCAACATTTCGATCTCGACCGCCCGTTTTTTGTATTGGCTACACAAAACCCGATTGAGCAAGAAGGTACCTACCCACTGCCCGAGGCGCAACTCGACCGTTTTATGTTCTCGGTGTGGTTAGATTATCCAAAACTTGCCGACGAGTTAACGATTGTAAAAAATACAACAACAACGCAGAACATCGAATTAAAACCGATTATCTCGGGGAAAGAAATTATAGAATTCCAGAATTTAATTCTTAAAATTCCGGTTAACGATAACGTATTAAAGTATGCGGTAAATCTGGCGGCCAAAACACGTCCGGGAAAAGAAAACGCAGCAGAAGTGGCAAACCAGTACCTAAAATGGGGAGCCGGGCCGCGTGCATCGCAGTACCTGGTTCTTGGAGCAAAAACCCATGCTGCTCTTCACGGAAAATATTCGCCCGACATTGAAGATGTACAGGCGATAGCGCCGTCAATTTTGCGTCACCGTATTATTAAAAACTACAAGGCTGAAGCCGAAAATAAAACCATCGAAGAAATCATCGATAAACTGCTTTAA
- a CDS encoding peptidylprolyl isomerase has product MNRLPGLLLILLFVSGGVKAQDKVIDQIVAIVGGNIILKSDIENMHMNQQAQGITSDGDMKCEILEDFLINKLLVAEAEQDTLITVTPNQINQQMDGQLQMYMSHFGTEKAVEAYFKKPIALIKSDMQEAIREQLLSQQMKSKIVENVTVTPSEVRYNYRSLKPEEVPTIPTQFEYAQITIQPTVELEEENRVKAKLRDIKKRVENGSSFAAMAVIYSEGPSAKDGGVIGYSGRAQLDPAYASAAFNLKGDKVSNVVKSAFGYHIIQLVDKQGSKVNTRHILMKPKVSVEAKEEAFNRLDSLANLIRKDEIEFEQAAMMFSFDKNTRNNGGITINPNTMSSKFSIEELDGDVSKILADMNLNEISKPFETIDMENQQQIYKIVMLTNKIEAHKADLQNDYQTLAEMYLTKKKEETLQKWIAERQSQTYIRIDNTYANCNFNFDHWIK; this is encoded by the coding sequence ATGAATAGATTACCGGGACTACTTTTAATTCTGCTTTTTGTAAGTGGCGGAGTAAAAGCTCAAGATAAAGTTATCGACCAGATTGTGGCAATTGTTGGAGGAAACATTATCCTGAAATCGGACATTGAAAACATGCACATGAACCAACAAGCGCAGGGAATTACATCTGACGGTGACATGAAATGCGAAATTCTGGAAGACTTTTTAATCAACAAATTATTGGTTGCCGAAGCCGAACAAGACACTTTAATTACAGTAACTCCAAACCAGATTAACCAGCAAATGGACGGACAGTTGCAAATGTACATGTCGCATTTTGGAACCGAAAAAGCCGTTGAAGCATACTTTAAAAAGCCTATCGCTTTGATAAAATCCGATATGCAGGAAGCCATCAGAGAACAACTGTTGAGTCAGCAAATGAAATCTAAAATTGTTGAAAACGTTACGGTAACTCCTTCGGAAGTACGCTACAACTACCGCAGCTTAAAACCGGAAGAAGTACCAACCATTCCAACTCAATTTGAATACGCACAAATTACCATTCAGCCAACAGTTGAACTGGAAGAAGAAAACCGCGTAAAAGCAAAGTTACGTGACATAAAAAAACGTGTTGAAAACGGTTCCAGTTTTGCGGCAATGGCTGTAATCTATTCCGAAGGTCCATCGGCAAAAGATGGTGGTGTAATTGGTTATTCTGGACGTGCGCAACTCGACCCCGCTTACGCATCGGCAGCCTTTAACTTAAAAGGCGACAAAGTATCGAACGTGGTAAAAAGTGCTTTTGGATATCACATTATTCAGTTGGTTGATAAACAGGGATCGAAAGTAAACACCCGCCATATTTTAATGAAACCAAAAGTATCGGTTGAAGCCAAAGAAGAAGCGTTTAACCGTTTGGATAGTCTGGCCAACCTGATTCGTAAAGACGAAATTGAATTCGAACAGGCAGCCATGATGTTCTCGTTTGATAAAAACACAAGAAACAACGGTGGTATAACCATTAATCCCAATACCATGTCGTCGAAATTTTCGATTGAAGAGCTGGATGGCGATGTGAGTAAGATTTTGGCCGACATGAATTTAAATGAGATTTCGAAACCATTCGAAACCATTGATATGGAAAACCAGCAACAGATATATAAAATTGTGATGCTTACCAATAAAATTGAAGCACACAAAGCCGACCTGCAAAACGATTACCAAACGCTGGCCGAAATGTATCTGACAAAAAAGAAAGAAGAAACCTTACAGAAATGGATCGCTGAACGTCAGTCGCAAACTTACATTCGCATTGACAATACTTACGCCAACTGTAACTTTAATTTCGACCACTGGATTAAATAA